The Beijerinckiaceae bacterium RH AL1 genome has a segment encoding these proteins:
- a CDS encoding Flagellar hook-associated protein 1 FlgK (ID:RHAL1_00603;~source:Prodigal:2.6), with amino-acid sequence MSLSSALGIAQSALANTSSQSALISKNIANVSNPDYALESAGTVSSATGYVSPGATRRATSTALMTSLLAAQSASSSSTALNNGLSSLTATLGLDDTSSTSATAATDNSPATLISALQTALQQYAASPDQATLGTAAVSAAKTLATNLNQASASVASVRAQADSDMASAVNTINSLLAQFQTVNTQIVVGTKTGADTTAAQDTRDGLLKQLSNQIGINTVTNSNGGMSIYTDSGATLFETTARTVAMTPTTTYTAGTIGQAVTVDGVPVTGASAVMPIQSGALAGLATLRDTTSVAYQNQLDQMASSLITTFAETQTSGGTTTSAAGLFMATGLTGLPTASTTTGLAAAITINASVDPSQGGDVTLLRDGGIAGSAYTSNTSGDAGYSARLNQLVTAMGATQSFNASSGGAGTGNLASYAASSVSWLQAQRQTATSQSTYNTALVSSTTTALSNATGVNLDDQMSMMLDVEHAYQASAQLMNTVNTMYSTLLQAFN; translated from the coding sequence ATGAGTTTGTCGAGTGCTCTGGGCATCGCGCAATCCGCCCTGGCCAACACGTCGTCGCAATCGGCGCTGATCTCCAAGAACATCGCCAACGTCAGCAACCCTGACTACGCGCTCGAGAGCGCGGGCACGGTCAGCTCGGCCACGGGCTACGTCTCGCCCGGCGCCACGCGGCGCGCGACGAGCACCGCGCTGATGACCAGCCTCCTTGCGGCGCAGTCGGCATCGAGCTCGAGCACCGCTCTCAACAACGGCCTGTCGAGCCTGACCGCGACCCTCGGTCTCGACGACACATCCTCGACAAGCGCGACGGCGGCCACCGACAACTCGCCCGCGACCCTGATCTCGGCGCTGCAGACCGCCCTGCAGCAATATGCGGCCTCGCCGGACCAGGCGACGCTCGGCACGGCCGCCGTCTCGGCCGCCAAGACGCTCGCCACCAACCTCAACCAGGCCTCGGCCTCGGTCGCCTCGGTCCGCGCCCAGGCCGACAGCGACATGGCGAGCGCGGTCAACACCATCAACTCGCTGCTCGCGCAGTTCCAGACCGTCAACACGCAGATCGTGGTCGGCACCAAGACCGGGGCCGACACGACGGCGGCGCAGGACACCCGCGACGGCCTCCTGAAGCAGCTGTCGAACCAGATCGGCATCAACACCGTCACCAACTCGAACGGCGGCATGTCGATCTACACCGACAGCGGCGCCACGCTGTTCGAAACCACCGCCCGCACCGTCGCGATGACGCCGACGACGACCTATACCGCCGGCACCATCGGCCAGGCGGTGACGGTCGACGGCGTGCCGGTCACCGGCGCCTCGGCGGTCATGCCGATCCAGTCCGGCGCGCTCGCCGGCCTCGCGACGCTGCGCGACACGACGAGCGTCGCCTACCAGAACCAGCTCGACCAGATGGCCTCGAGCCTCATCACCACCTTCGCCGAGACCCAGACGAGCGGCGGCACCACGACGTCGGCGGCCGGCCTCTTCATGGCGACGGGGCTCACCGGCCTGCCGACGGCCTCCACCACGACAGGGCTCGCGGCCGCGATCACGATCAATGCCAGCGTCGATCCCTCGCAGGGCGGCGACGTCACGCTGCTGCGCGACGGCGGCATCGCCGGCAGCGCCTACACCTCCAACACGAGCGGCGACGCGGGCTATTCTGCGCGTCTCAATCAGCTCGTCACCGCGATGGGCGCGACGCAGAGCTTCAACGCGAGCTCGGGCGGCGCCGGCACGGGCAACCTCGCGAGCTACGCGGCCTCCTCGGTGAGCTGGCTCCAGGCGCAGCGGCAGACCGCGACGAGCCAGTCGACCTACAACACCGCGCTCGTCTCCTCGACGACCACGGCGCTGTCCAACGCGACGGGCGTCAACCTCGACGACCAGATGTCGATGATGCTCGACGTCGAGCACGCCTACCAGGCGTCGGCGCAGCTCATGAACACCGTCAACACGATGTATTCGACGCTGCTGCAGGCCTTCAACTAG
- the flgE gene encoding Flagellar hook protein FlgE (ID:RHAL1_00602;~source:Prodigal:2.6): MSLFNSMRTAVSGMAAQSNALSAISDNIANSSTVGYKDAQAQFETVLDQNATSEYESGGVQTDIRYGVSTQGTLETTTSSTDMAINGNGFFVVSNGGQGTYLTRAGSFVPDSTGNLVNTAGYQLQGYKINPDGTTSSTLSTVNINNQTLQAAASTTGTLTANLPSTATAVAANTPGTSNSTSTTYTDKTSITVYDDLGTSHVMDVYLTKTGNNTWEAAAYPQADASASGGFPYSSGGTTDAVATPTTLKFDPTTGNMLNTPVTMNIQIPGGQAGQTVAVNLSATTQLASSFAVTAGTADGNAPSKLSNVKIGTDGTVTEVYASGYQLAAYKIPLATVESPTNLTNLSGNVYQVSQNSGPMVLSTATTNGTGSILADTLEESTVDLATELTNMISAQRSYEANSKVLQAASDLLGDLNRLTTN; the protein is encoded by the coding sequence ATGAGCCTCTTCAACTCGATGCGGACCGCGGTGTCCGGCATGGCCGCGCAGAGCAATGCGCTGAGCGCGATCTCCGACAATATCGCGAACTCCTCCACCGTCGGCTACAAGGACGCGCAGGCGCAGTTCGAGACCGTGCTCGACCAGAACGCCACCTCCGAATACGAGTCCGGCGGCGTGCAGACGGACATCCGCTACGGCGTCTCGACGCAAGGCACGCTTGAGACGACGACCTCGTCGACCGACATGGCGATCAACGGCAACGGCTTCTTCGTCGTCAGCAACGGCGGCCAGGGCACGTATCTCACCCGCGCCGGCTCGTTCGTTCCGGATTCGACCGGCAATCTCGTCAACACCGCCGGCTACCAGCTGCAGGGCTACAAGATCAATCCGGACGGCACGACGAGCTCGACGCTGTCGACCGTCAACATCAACAACCAGACTCTGCAGGCCGCAGCCTCGACGACAGGGACGCTGACCGCGAACCTGCCGTCGACGGCGACGGCGGTCGCGGCCAACACGCCCGGCACGTCGAACTCGACGAGCACGACCTACACCGACAAGACCTCGATCACGGTCTACGACGATCTCGGCACGTCGCACGTGATGGACGTCTATCTCACCAAGACCGGCAACAACACCTGGGAGGCCGCGGCCTACCCGCAGGCGGATGCGTCGGCGTCCGGCGGCTTTCCCTATTCGAGCGGCGGCACCACCGACGCCGTCGCGACACCGACCACGCTGAAGTTCGACCCGACGACCGGCAACATGCTCAACACGCCGGTGACGATGAACATCCAGATCCCGGGCGGACAGGCGGGCCAGACGGTCGCTGTCAACCTCAGTGCGACGACCCAGCTCGCCAGCAGCTTCGCCGTCACCGCAGGGACCGCCGACGGCAACGCGCCGAGCAAGCTGTCGAACGTCAAGATCGGCACCGACGGCACGGTCACCGAGGTCTATGCCAGCGGCTACCAGCTCGCCGCCTACAAGATTCCGCTGGCGACGGTCGAGAGCCCGACCAACCTCACCAACCTCTCGGGCAACGTCTACCAGGTCAGCCAGAACTCGGGGCCGATGGTGCTCTCCACCGCGACCACCAACGGCACCGGCTCGATCCTCGCCGACACGCTGGAGGAATCGACCGTCGACCTTGCGACCGAGCTCACCAACATGATCTCGGCGCAGCGCTCCTACGAGGCGAACTCGAAGGTGCTGCAGGCCGCCTCCGACCTGCTCGGCGACCTCAACCGTCTCACCACCAACTGA
- a CDS encoding Flagellar protein FlaF (ID:RHAL1_00605;~source:Prodigal:2.6): MYQHSYAEVLEDDQQEGRRIEAEALDTVVTMLMRASRLPSPSIDGVRALHLTRELWMILMRELARDDNALPETLRASLISIGIWILKEADAIRLGTSTNYAGIADICAIVRDGLR; the protein is encoded by the coding sequence ATGTACCAGCACTCGTATGCCGAAGTTCTCGAGGACGATCAGCAGGAGGGCCGCCGCATCGAGGCGGAGGCGCTCGACACCGTGGTGACCATGCTGATGCGCGCGTCGCGGCTGCCGTCGCCGTCGATCGACGGCGTGCGCGCGCTGCACCTCACGCGCGAGCTGTGGATGATCCTGATGCGCGAGCTGGCGCGGGACGACAACGCCTTGCCGGAGACGCTGCGCGCGAGCCTCATCTCGATCGGCATCTGGATCCTGAAGGAAGCCGATGCCATCCGCCTCGGCACGTCGACCAACTACGCCGGGATCGCCGACATCTGCGCGATCGTGCGCGACGGCCTGCGCTGA
- a CDS encoding protein of unknown function (ID:RHAL1_00599;~source:Prodigal:2.6), which translates to MIPAAITPTRSDARSLSGRGSSDGAPHEDGFDAALAQAAPDSATAKSPAAGAAPATTAAATDDAAQGLAALLAKLASGTATAAVDVEAAAQGKAGAPGKSGANVAGDSDGKSSKSDDGSDEAAGAGTAVADPLASLAALLPGLVAGPAPATVTAKAASDSAKLAAATGASLATSADGSKPASGAPVGGDATAAEPGTVTVLSSIATATHLAPVTPPATQAVPHTAADTAQATSKPAAAAAGEPSVTASAAADASSRDAAPTDAVAPRAEPTAALPSATLQALAAAVTSLAADTSPVSSPAAQGAAATPAADPAPVATTAARSLTLQLSPENLGSVTVRLHLTEGGLDVHLAVDDRRTLASITQARDDLAQAIGNNGYRVESLVIRGSDASSTSTAGSHDSASSQAQAGAGQGFSGGGSGGGSGDPPASRQRGAPTSPAPRDPSRDRGHDGVFV; encoded by the coding sequence ATGATCCCTGCCGCGATCACCCCGACGCGATCCGACGCCCGCTCGCTCAGCGGGCGCGGCAGCTCGGACGGTGCGCCGCACGAGGACGGCTTCGACGCGGCCCTCGCGCAGGCCGCGCCGGACAGCGCCACCGCGAAGTCGCCGGCCGCTGGCGCGGCGCCCGCGACGACCGCTGCGGCGACGGACGACGCGGCGCAGGGCCTCGCGGCGCTGCTCGCCAAGCTCGCCTCCGGGACGGCGACGGCCGCGGTCGATGTCGAGGCCGCCGCGCAGGGCAAGGCCGGCGCGCCAGGCAAGTCCGGCGCTAACGTCGCCGGCGACTCCGACGGCAAGTCCTCGAAATCCGACGACGGCAGCGACGAGGCCGCGGGCGCCGGGACGGCGGTCGCGGACCCCCTCGCGAGCCTGGCCGCGCTGCTGCCCGGCCTCGTCGCGGGCCCTGCCCCAGCGACGGTGACGGCGAAAGCGGCGTCGGACTCGGCGAAGCTCGCAGCCGCCACCGGCGCGTCGCTCGCGACATCCGCCGACGGGTCGAAGCCTGCGTCCGGCGCGCCTGTCGGCGGCGATGCGACCGCGGCCGAGCCCGGCACGGTGACGGTCCTCTCGTCGATCGCGACCGCCACGCACTTGGCACCTGTCACGCCTCCTGCGACGCAGGCGGTGCCGCACACTGCCGCAGATACCGCGCAAGCGACATCGAAGCCGGCGGCCGCCGCTGCCGGCGAGCCGAGCGTGACCGCCTCCGCCGCGGCCGATGCTTCCTCGCGCGATGCGGCGCCGACGGACGCTGTGGCGCCACGCGCCGAGCCGACGGCCGCACTCCCCAGCGCAACGCTGCAGGCGCTTGCCGCGGCGGTGACGTCGCTCGCCGCAGACACCTCGCCGGTGTCGAGCCCGGCGGCCCAAGGCGCCGCCGCCACACCGGCCGCCGATCCGGCGCCGGTCGCGACCACGGCCGCGCGCAGCCTGACGCTGCAGCTCTCGCCCGAAAACCTCGGGAGCGTCACGGTGCGGCTGCATCTCACCGAAGGCGGCCTCGACGTCCATCTCGCGGTCGACGACCGCAGGACGCTCGCCTCGATTACGCAGGCCCGCGACGACCTCGCGCAGGCGATCGGCAACAACGGCTACCGCGTCGAGTCCCTCGTCATCCGAGGGTCGGACGCCTCCTCGACCTCAACGGCAGGTTCCCATGATTCCGCGAGTTCTCAAGCCCAGGCCGGCGCCGGGCAGGGCTTTTCGGGCGGCGGCTCGGGTGGCGGGAGCGGCGATCCGCCGGCCTCGCGCCAGCGCGGCGCGCCGACCTCTCCTGCTCCGCGCGATCCTTCTCGCGATCGCGGCCACGACGGCGTCTTCGTCTGA
- a CDS encoding Lytic transglycosylase (fragment) (ID:RHAL1_00600;~source:Prodigal:2.6), protein MSLAAQRYQIPLAVFYAVGLNETGAHGRLQPFSMNIDGRPMASASLAEALERFRHAKEHGARMIDIGCMQINHHYHGARFASLEAMFDPARNVDYAARFLRELKGRERTWTMAVARYNAGPDNDPAQKRYVCGVLTRMVASGFGAWTDNARNFCFSQPVAKSPS, encoded by the coding sequence GTGTCGCTCGCCGCGCAGCGCTACCAGATCCCGCTCGCGGTCTTCTATGCCGTCGGCCTCAACGAGACCGGCGCGCACGGGCGGCTGCAGCCGTTCTCGATGAACATCGACGGGCGCCCGATGGCCAGCGCGTCGCTCGCCGAGGCGCTCGAGCGCTTCAGGCATGCCAAGGAGCATGGCGCGCGGATGATCGACATCGGCTGCATGCAGATCAACCACCATTACCACGGCGCGCGCTTCGCCTCGCTCGAGGCGATGTTCGATCCGGCGCGCAACGTCGACTATGCCGCGCGCTTCCTGCGCGAGCTGAAGGGCCGCGAGCGGACCTGGACTATGGCGGTGGCGCGCTACAACGCCGGCCCCGACAACGATCCGGCACAGAAACGTTACGTCTGCGGCGTGCTGACGCGGATGGTGGCGAGCGGCTTCGGCGCCTGGACCGACAATGCGCGGAATTTTTGCTTTTCCCAGCCTGTTGCAAAATCGCCCAGTTGA
- the flbT gene encoding putative flagellum biosynthesis repressor protein FlbT (ID:RHAL1_00606;~source:Prodigal:2.6) yields the protein MHITLRAGERLFLNGAVIKADRKVSLELMNDATFLLEAHVMQPENATSPLRQLYFVVQTMLMSPAETTTAKALFDASLARMLAAYADAAVLAVLRATGDHVADGRYFDALKGLRGAFLRDDALMMPAAALAIAS from the coding sequence ATGCACATCACGCTCCGCGCCGGCGAACGCCTCTTCCTCAACGGTGCCGTCATCAAGGCCGACCGCAAGGTGAGCCTCGAATTGATGAACGACGCGACCTTCCTTTTGGAAGCGCATGTGATGCAGCCGGAGAACGCGACGAGCCCGCTGCGCCAGCTCTACTTCGTCGTGCAGACGATGCTGATGAGCCCGGCCGAGACGACGACGGCGAAGGCGCTGTTCGACGCGAGCCTCGCGCGCATGCTCGCCGCCTACGCCGATGCCGCCGTCCTCGCGGTGCTGCGCGCGACCGGCGACCACGTCGCCGACGGCCGCTACTTCGACGCGCTGAAAGGTCTGCGCGGCGCCTTCCTGCGCGACGACGCGCTGATGATGCCCGCCGCGGCGCTGGCGATCGCGTCGTAG
- a CDS encoding hypothetical protein (ID:RHAL1_00598;~conserved exported protein of unknown function;~source:Prodigal:2.6), whose amino-acid sequence MSRLAAALLAVALVAGAAPVRADEAQPYETVRAIEALQDRIAAGDTASQAAHARAVLRAARSFVRVKAETWADKRNARALVLYLFSGGDAKTVADSVPIGVVAPQIAELYAGALAYGVGDDVTAREKLMAIDARSLQGGLGGHLALIQATLVAASDKAKAVGLLDLARLLAPGTLVEEAALRKEMSLIGSTGDLDKFALLTRRYLGAFPRSSYAQNFRELVARTATEIGADDGPGADKRLARLMTGLETAERRRLYLAIAHAAALEGRMSMAIYAGTEARKLSRPGDQDATRAAIYAGAAAIVGDGYDDAERDLTRAPTDGLGAADRALRTSALAVAEMIRQPLKTDRVASAQAATAEIVTDAERSLVASDGALKAAAP is encoded by the coding sequence GTGAGCCGCCTCGCCGCCGCGCTGCTCGCGGTCGCGCTCGTCGCCGGCGCGGCGCCCGTTCGCGCCGACGAGGCGCAGCCCTACGAGACCGTCCGCGCCATCGAGGCGCTGCAGGATCGCATCGCCGCCGGCGACACGGCCTCGCAGGCGGCGCACGCCCGCGCGGTGCTGCGCGCGGCGCGCAGCTTCGTGAGGGTCAAGGCCGAGACCTGGGCGGACAAGCGCAACGCGCGCGCGCTCGTTCTCTATCTCTTCAGCGGCGGCGACGCGAAGACCGTTGCCGACTCGGTGCCGATCGGGGTCGTCGCCCCGCAGATCGCCGAGCTCTATGCCGGTGCGCTCGCCTACGGCGTCGGCGACGACGTCACCGCGCGCGAGAAGCTGATGGCCATCGACGCGCGGAGCCTGCAGGGCGGCCTCGGCGGCCATCTCGCGCTGATCCAGGCGACGCTCGTCGCCGCCTCCGACAAGGCGAAGGCAGTCGGCCTGCTCGATCTCGCGCGCCTGCTCGCGCCGGGCACTCTCGTCGAGGAGGCGGCGCTGCGCAAGGAGATGTCGCTGATCGGCTCGACCGGCGATCTCGACAAGTTCGCGCTGCTCACGCGCCGCTATCTCGGCGCCTTTCCGCGCTCGTCCTATGCGCAAAACTTTCGCGAGCTCGTCGCGCGCACCGCGACCGAGATCGGGGCCGACGACGGGCCGGGCGCCGACAAGCGGCTCGCGCGGCTGATGACCGGGCTCGAGACCGCGGAGCGGCGCCGACTCTACCTCGCGATCGCCCATGCGGCGGCGCTCGAGGGGCGGATGAGCATGGCGATCTATGCCGGCACCGAGGCGCGCAAGCTCTCGCGCCCCGGCGACCAGGACGCGACGCGGGCGGCGATCTACGCCGGCGCCGCGGCGATCGTCGGCGACGGATACGACGATGCCGAGCGCGACCTGACCCGGGCGCCGACCGACGGGCTCGGTGCCGCGGATCGCGCGCTGCGCACGTCGGCGCTCGCCGTCGCCGAGATGATCCGCCAGCCGCTGAAGACCGATCGCGTCGCCAGCGCCCAGGCCGCGACCGCCGAGATCGTGACCGACGCCGAGCGCTCGCTCGTCGCCTCCGACGGCGCCCTGAAGGCCGCCGCGCCATGA
- the ftcR gene encoding Flagellar transcriptional regulator FtcR (ID:RHAL1_00601;~source:Prodigal:2.6), which yields MLVMVDARRLVIEGYAKGFEGEGMALAGFAPADFLAWIESAPAPEIAAIEAFLLGDADERVACARAIALRSQAPVVAINDANSLETTLALFAGGFDDVVRKPIHVRELLARLGAIRRRAGATRIVEKAPAAGAVSVFFDGRDPVIAGAPLDLPRRERRILEFLIANRGRRVTKTQIFNAIYGIFDEDVEENVIESHVSKLRKKLRQRLGYDPIDSKRFLGYCIELDDKRLGAAAIVALDHAA from the coding sequence ATGCTTGTGATGGTGGATGCGCGCCGGCTGGTGATCGAAGGCTACGCGAAGGGCTTCGAGGGTGAGGGCATGGCGTTGGCGGGGTTCGCGCCGGCCGATTTCCTGGCGTGGATCGAGAGCGCGCCGGCCCCCGAGATCGCGGCCATCGAGGCGTTCCTGCTCGGCGATGCCGACGAGCGCGTCGCCTGCGCCCGCGCCATCGCGCTGCGCTCGCAGGCGCCCGTCGTCGCCATCAACGATGCCAACTCGCTCGAGACGACCCTGGCGCTGTTCGCCGGCGGCTTCGACGACGTCGTGCGCAAGCCGATCCATGTCCGCGAGCTGCTCGCCCGCCTCGGCGCGATCCGCCGCCGTGCCGGCGCGACCCGCATCGTCGAGAAGGCGCCCGCCGCCGGTGCCGTCAGCGTCTTCTTCGACGGGCGCGACCCGGTCATCGCCGGCGCGCCGCTCGATCTGCCGCGCCGCGAGCGCCGCATCCTCGAGTTCCTCATCGCCAACCGCGGCCGCCGCGTGACCAAGACCCAGATCTTCAACGCGATCTACGGCATCTTCGACGAGGACGTGGAAGAGAATGTCATCGAGAGCCACGTCTCGAAGCTGCGCAAGAAGCTGCGCCAGCGCCTCGGCTACGATCCGATCGATTCCAAACGGTTCCTCGGCTACTGCATCGAGCTCGACGACAAGCGGCTCGGCGCCGCGGCGATCGTCGCGCTGGATCACGCCGCCTAG
- a CDS encoding hypothetical protein (ID:RHAL1_00610;~conserved protein of unknown function;~source:Prodigal:2.6) — protein MATLSVSRETQRPWVRALDSLRVFPLRSRMRLSSYPYVTVRVACSRCPRRGAYRLARLADRYGAEITLPYLIEALAADCKLRDHRRLNLYDRCGAHFPDVMSPKPPDEPAPASRPTLKVVR, from the coding sequence ATGGCGACGCTGAGCGTGTCTCGCGAAACGCAAAGACCGTGGGTGCGCGCGCTCGACTCCTTGCGCGTGTTCCCTTTACGTTCTCGCATGCGGCTGTCGAGCTACCCCTATGTGACCGTGCGCGTGGCCTGCTCGCGGTGCCCGAGACGCGGCGCCTACCGCCTCGCCCGGCTGGCCGACCGTTACGGCGCGGAGATCACCCTGCCGTATCTGATCGAGGCCCTGGCTGCCGACTGCAAGCTGCGAGACCACCGGCGGCTGAATCTCTACGACCGGTGCGGCGCCCATTTTCCGGACGTGATGAGCCCAAAACCGCCGGACGAGCCGGCGCCGGCGTCACGGCCGACGCTCAAGGTGGTGCGGTGA
- a CDS encoding Glyoxalase (ID:RHAL1_00611;~source:Prodigal:2.6) has translation MSVKRVVANIAADKVDAARAFYEDVLGMRVAMDLGWIVTFEGAGQAAPQISVAIHGGSGTPVPDVSVEVDDLPSVLKKVTEAGFKPEYGPVTEPWGVTRFFVRDPFGRLVNILSHT, from the coding sequence ATGAGCGTCAAGCGCGTCGTTGCGAACATCGCAGCAGACAAGGTCGACGCGGCCAGAGCCTTCTACGAAGACGTGCTCGGCATGAGGGTGGCGATGGATCTCGGCTGGATAGTGACCTTCGAAGGCGCGGGGCAGGCTGCGCCGCAAATCAGCGTGGCGATCCATGGCGGCTCGGGCACGCCGGTGCCCGACGTCTCGGTGGAGGTCGATGATCTCCCGTCCGTCCTCAAGAAAGTGACCGAGGCCGGGTTCAAGCCCGAGTATGGGCCCGTGACGGAGCCTTGGGGCGTGACCCGCTTCTTCGTCCGCGATCCATTCGGACGGCTGGTCAACATTCTGAGCCATACCTGA
- the yscS gene encoding Yop proteins translocation protein S (ID:RHAL1_00608;~source:Prodigal:2.6) — translation MNEADALEITRHAVWAVMTAAGPAVAAAMAVGLVVALFQALTQIQEMTLTFVPKIVAVLAITALSASFIGAQIFSFTEEVYAHIQHGF, via the coding sequence ATGAACGAGGCCGACGCTCTCGAGATCACCCGCCACGCCGTGTGGGCGGTGATGACGGCGGCGGGCCCCGCCGTCGCGGCCGCCATGGCGGTCGGGCTTGTCGTCGCGCTGTTCCAGGCGCTGACGCAGATCCAGGAGATGACGCTCACCTTCGTGCCGAAGATTGTCGCCGTCCTGGCGATCACGGCGCTCAGCGCCTCGTTCATCGGCGCGCAGATCTTCTCCTTCACCGAAGAAGTCTACGCCCACATCCAGCACGGCTTCTGA
- a CDS encoding Flagellin (ID:RHAL1_00604;~source:Prodigal:2.6) — protein MTYISTSSMTSPLRSSILNAQSALTQAQTEVSTGSYADIGLQLGAGTGQLLSLRSNVDALNTYSQTNAVASTRLSATNTALTAMLSTAQSLSSTVINAQSSGSSTAGLAQAGQGALNGLIGGLNTSAGGQFVFGGTATQTTPIANPSATSNAAATAFQSYLSSNGLSASTLTSGQMQTFLSSPAFTSLFTGSAFSAASSQTMTTQIAPGQTTSTSVTANQGAFQTVAQAYTMLGQFTGDNMSAAAKSLVVSTASGLLSTGIAALTEVQAGVGVTQSAISQANTQISAQSNILSSTATNLDSVDTYALSSQVTQLQTQLEASYSLTSRLQQLSLVNYLTAG, from the coding sequence GTGACCTACATCTCCACCTCCTCGATGACGTCGCCGCTGCGCTCGTCGATCCTCAACGCGCAGTCGGCGCTGACGCAGGCGCAGACCGAGGTCTCGACGGGCAGCTATGCCGACATCGGCCTGCAGCTCGGCGCCGGCACGGGCCAGCTCCTGTCGCTGCGCTCGAACGTCGACGCGCTGAACACCTATTCGCAGACCAACGCCGTCGCCTCGACGCGGCTCTCCGCCACCAACACCGCGCTCACCGCCATGCTGTCGACGGCGCAGAGCCTGTCGTCGACCGTGATCAACGCGCAGAGCTCGGGCTCGTCGACGGCCGGTCTCGCGCAAGCCGGGCAGGGCGCGCTGAACGGCCTGATCGGCGGCCTCAACACCTCGGCCGGCGGCCAGTTCGTGTTCGGCGGCACCGCCACCCAGACGACGCCGATCGCCAACCCGTCGGCGACATCGAACGCCGCCGCGACGGCGTTCCAGAGCTACCTCTCGAGCAACGGCTTGAGCGCGAGCACGCTCACCAGCGGCCAGATGCAGACCTTCCTGAGCAGCCCGGCCTTCACCTCGCTGTTTACCGGCAGCGCGTTCTCGGCGGCCTCCTCGCAGACGATGACGACGCAGATCGCACCCGGGCAGACGACATCGACCTCGGTGACCGCCAACCAGGGCGCGTTCCAGACCGTCGCGCAGGCCTACACGATGCTGGGCCAGTTCACCGGCGACAACATGAGTGCCGCCGCCAAGTCGCTCGTGGTCTCGACGGCGTCGGGCCTGCTCAGCACGGGGATCGCCGCGCTGACCGAGGTCCAGGCCGGCGTCGGCGTGACGCAGTCGGCGATCTCGCAGGCCAACACGCAGATCAGCGCGCAATCGAACATCCTGTCGAGCACCGCGACGAACCTCGACAGCGTCGACACCTACGCGCTGTCGAGCCAGGTCACGCAGCTCCAGACGCAGCTCGAGGCCTCGTACTCGCTGACCTCGCGCCTGCAGCAGCTCAGCCTCGTCAATTATCTCACAGCCGGGTAG
- a CDS encoding Flagellar hook capping protein (ID:RHAL1_00607;~source:Prodigal:2.6) has product MTTSTMTVPNAAAATTSSTSATASSGTAAAAASATVDYNSFLKLLVAELQNQDPTNPTDPTQYLSQIASFSAVGQTVQTNTKLDTMITNNALQQADTAIGRTVTSADGTITGKVSSASIGSDGTITATLANGQTLALGSGVTFS; this is encoded by the coding sequence ATGACGACTTCCACGATGACCGTGCCGAACGCCGCCGCCGCGACGACCTCGTCGACGAGCGCGACGGCGTCGAGCGGCACGGCCGCGGCCGCAGCCAGCGCCACCGTCGACTACAACAGCTTCCTCAAGCTCCTCGTCGCCGAGCTGCAGAACCAGGATCCGACCAACCCGACGGACCCGACGCAGTACCTGAGCCAGATCGCCTCGTTCTCGGCCGTGGGCCAGACCGTGCAGACGAACACCAAGCTCGACACGATGATCACCAACAACGCGCTGCAGCAGGCCGACACCGCGATCGGCCGCACGGTGACCTCGGCCGACGGCACGATCACCGGCAAGGTCTCGTCCGCATCCATCGGCAGCGACGGCACGATCACCGCGACGCTCGCCAACGGGCAGACGCTGGCGCTCGGCTCCGGCGTCACGTTCAGCTAG
- a CDS encoding protein of unknown function (ID:RHAL1_00609;~source:Prodigal:2.6): protein MTNDPPKAAASAINLKLIPHYSDDPRPVLVRLADYCARGTDSPESLNLYEIRQVSFALSLYLARYETP from the coding sequence ATGACGAACGATCCGCCGAAAGCCGCCGCCTCCGCGATCAATCTCAAGCTCATTCCGCATTATTCGGACGACCCGCGGCCCGTGCTGGTGCGCCTGGCCGACTACTGCGCCCGCGGCACCGATTCACCGGAATCCCTGAACCTCTACGAGATCAGGCAGGTCAGCTTCGCCCTGTCGCTCTATCTCGCCAGATACGAGACACCCTGA